The following proteins are co-located in the Paenibacillus sp. JNUCC32 genome:
- a CDS encoding response regulator transcription factor translates to MSGKILIVEDEAKISRLLEIELESEGYQVTKADNGLDALEAYRSQEVDLILLDVMLPGMSGIELLRRIRAHDSHTAVLLLTAKSSVEDKVSGLDLGANDYITKPFQIEELLARIRAALRLQGKPHPEEEPAGEWLTAADLKLNEGTREVIRDGRRIDLTPREFDLLVYLLKNKRQVLNREQILAAVWGYDYYGDTNVVDVYIRYVRKKIDHGGTQELIHTVRGVGYVLKETL, encoded by the coding sequence GTGAGCGGGAAGATACTAATTGTTGAGGATGAAGCGAAAATATCCCGTTTGCTTGAAATCGAGCTGGAGAGTGAAGGATACCAGGTCACGAAGGCGGATAACGGGCTGGATGCGCTTGAGGCATACCGCAGCCAGGAGGTGGATCTCATTCTGCTGGATGTCATGCTTCCGGGTATGAGCGGCATTGAGCTGCTGCGGCGGATTCGTGCCCATGATTCCCATACGGCCGTGCTGCTGCTTACGGCGAAGAGCTCCGTTGAAGATAAGGTATCGGGGCTGGATCTTGGAGCCAATGATTATATTACGAAGCCGTTTCAGATCGAAGAGCTGCTGGCGCGGATTCGTGCTGCATTACGGCTTCAGGGAAAGCCTCATCCGGAAGAAGAACCGGCTGGGGAGTGGCTTACGGCCGCGGATTTGAAATTGAATGAAGGCACGCGGGAAGTGATTCGCGACGGCAGAAGGATCGATCTGACGCCGCGTGAATTTGACTTGCTCGTCTATTTGCTGAAGAACAAGCGGCAGGTGCTGAACCGCGAGCAGATTCTTGCTGCCGTGTGGGGGTACGATTATTACGGCGATACCAACGTCGTTGATGTATACATACGTTACGTCCGCAAGAAAATCGATCATGGCGGCACGCAAGAGCTCATCCACACCGTTCGCGGCGTCGGCTACGTGCTGAAAGAAACCCTATGA
- a CDS encoding phasin family protein, whose product MSDLFKKAISLGLGLTVVSKEKVEKIVDDLVKRGELAPAESKALVNRLVERGEEEQSQIKSYIYEQVQRVLSDLDVPKESDVASLEQRIAALEKKVVELEGSRQE is encoded by the coding sequence GTGAGTGATCTTTTTAAGAAAGCCATCTCGTTAGGATTGGGCCTTACCGTGGTCAGCAAGGAAAAAGTAGAGAAAATCGTGGACGATCTGGTCAAACGCGGGGAGCTGGCTCCTGCGGAATCCAAAGCGCTGGTGAACCGCCTCGTCGAGCGCGGCGAAGAGGAGCAATCCCAGATCAAGTCATATATTTATGAGCAGGTGCAGCGCGTGTTGTCCGATCTGGATGTTCCCAAAGAGAGCGATGTCGCCAGCCTGGAACAGCGCATTGCCGCTCTGGAGAAGAAGGTTGTAGAACTGGAAGGATCGCGGCAGGAATAG
- a CDS encoding DUF3243 domain-containing protein, translating to MSEHNHVVNKNGELDVSKVDDAMDRIDDKEKERILADFDAFQSFLNKRIQLAESIGLNEEQLAQAAEKVAGYLAANEEPRNSEEKLLQELWKVGTQAEQHQLAHLLVKLAQNRTPQ from the coding sequence ATGTCTGAACATAATCATGTGGTGAACAAGAACGGTGAGCTGGATGTGAGTAAGGTCGATGACGCTATGGACCGGATTGACGACAAGGAGAAGGAACGGATCCTGGCTGACTTCGATGCCTTTCAATCCTTTTTGAACAAACGAATTCAGCTTGCCGAGAGCATTGGCTTGAATGAAGAGCAGCTGGCGCAGGCGGCAGAGAAGGTAGCCGGATACCTCGCCGCTAACGAGGAGCCCCGCAATTCCGAGGAGAAACTTCTTCAGGAGTTATGGAAGGTCGGAACGCAAGCGGAGCAGCATCAGCTGGCTCATCTGCTGGTTAAGCTGGCTCAAAACCGTACGCCTCAATAA
- a CDS encoding SDR family oxidoreductase, with translation MTTVFVAGAHGNTGRRIAKLLAEKGYQVRGLIPDEIQKRKMEQEGAEGIVGDLTQSYSDGLRDVDAVICAVGAGVTEDPQETDHVGTVRLIEQCVLLGINRFIMISCMETKHPEHFSELKPYLLAKHKAETILEESTLTHTIIRTGELTDDAPAGRVQAHPDLRETGSISRQDVAQAAVLCLSTPETELKAFDLIQGDHPIQDALKGLDSG, from the coding sequence ATGACAACCGTATTTGTTGCCGGAGCGCATGGAAATACCGGGAGACGGATCGCGAAGCTTCTCGCCGAGAAGGGGTATCAAGTCCGCGGCCTGATCCCCGATGAGATTCAAAAACGGAAGATGGAGCAGGAGGGTGCCGAGGGAATTGTCGGTGATTTGACGCAGTCTTATTCCGATGGTTTAAGGGACGTAGACGCCGTCATCTGCGCAGTTGGCGCCGGGGTAACGGAAGATCCTCAGGAGACGGATCATGTCGGCACCGTGAGGCTGATCGAGCAGTGCGTGCTTCTAGGAATCAATCGCTTCATTATGATTAGCTGCATGGAGACCAAACATCCGGAGCACTTCTCCGAACTAAAGCCCTATTTGCTTGCCAAACATAAAGCTGAGACCATTCTTGAAGAAAGCACGCTGACTCACACGATCATAAGGACCGGCGAGTTAACGGATGACGCTCCTGCCGGCAGGGTTCAGGCACATCCCGATCTCCGGGAAACCGGATCCATATCCCGTCAAGATGTCGCTCAAGCAGCCGTGCTGTGTCTCTCCACGCCAGAGACGGAACTTAAGGCGTTCGATCTGATTCAAGGCGATCATCCCATACAAGATGCCTTGAAGGGTCTTGATTCGGGCTGA
- a CDS encoding FAD-dependent oxidoreductase: MKVAVIGCTHAGTSAIVNTAKLYPDAQITVYERNDNISFLSCGIALYVGGVVKDPDGLFYSSPQKLDELGVETKMKHEIISVDTDRKTLKVRNLATEDSFEDTYDKLIVTTGSWPIVPKLEGIDLNNILLCKNYDHSNAIIDKAQGAKHITVVGAGYIGVELVEAFQQNGKQVTLIDSADRILNKYLDPEFSGKIEESFREKGIEMAMGQTVTSFQGQDGKVNKVITDKGEIDTDLVILCIGFRPNTELLKGQVDMLKNGAIVVDQYMQSSKQDVYAAGDCCSVLYNPTGKMMYIPLATNAVRMGTLVARNLVQPTTPYMGTQGTSGLKIYEHNIASTGLTEGAAKDEGLKVDTVTITDHYRPEFMPTFEEVTLKVVYEQESRRMLGAQVISKADMTQSINTLSVCIQNRMTIEQLAFIDFFFQPHYNKPWNFLNTAGLQALPAVETKAPVHA, encoded by the coding sequence ATGAAAGTTGCAGTTATCGGTTGTACCCATGCAGGAACGTCCGCCATCGTGAATACCGCCAAACTTTATCCCGATGCACAGATTACCGTTTACGAACGCAATGATAACATCTCATTCTTGTCGTGCGGCATTGCGCTTTACGTCGGGGGCGTTGTGAAGGATCCGGACGGGCTGTTCTATTCTTCGCCGCAGAAACTCGACGAGCTTGGTGTCGAAACCAAGATGAAGCATGAGATCATCTCGGTGGATACGGACCGGAAAACCTTGAAGGTCCGCAACCTGGCCACGGAAGATTCGTTTGAAGATACCTATGACAAATTGATTGTTACCACCGGATCCTGGCCGATCGTACCGAAGCTTGAAGGCATCGATTTGAATAATATTTTGCTCTGCAAAAACTACGATCATTCCAACGCGATCATTGATAAAGCGCAAGGAGCCAAACATATTACCGTTGTCGGCGCCGGTTACATCGGCGTGGAGCTGGTGGAGGCCTTCCAACAGAACGGCAAGCAGGTAACTTTGATCGACAGTGCCGATCGGATTCTGAACAAATACCTGGATCCTGAGTTCAGCGGCAAGATCGAGGAATCGTTCCGTGAAAAAGGAATCGAGATGGCCATGGGGCAGACCGTGACGTCCTTCCAAGGCCAGGATGGCAAGGTGAATAAGGTCATCACCGACAAAGGGGAGATCGACACGGATCTGGTCATTCTCTGCATCGGCTTCCGACCGAATACGGAGCTGCTGAAGGGGCAGGTCGATATGCTGAAGAACGGCGCCATCGTCGTGGACCAATATATGCAAAGCAGCAAGCAGGATGTCTATGCAGCGGGCGATTGCTGCTCGGTGCTCTATAACCCGACGGGTAAAATGATGTACATTCCGCTGGCGACCAACGCTGTCCGGATGGGTACGCTCGTTGCACGGAATTTGGTGCAGCCCACAACGCCTTATATGGGAACCCAGGGTACGTCCGGATTGAAAATATACGAACACAACATTGCCTCGACAGGATTAACCGAGGGAGCGGCCAAGGATGAAGGTTTGAAGGTGGATACGGTCACCATTACGGACCATTACCGTCCGGAGTTCATGCCTACCTTCGAGGAAGTTACGCTGAAGGTGGTGTATGAACAGGAAAGCCGCCGGATGCTCGGTGCACAGGTGATCTCCAAGGCGGACATGACGCAGTCCATCAACACCCTGTCGGTGTGCATCCAGAACCGCATGACGATCGAGCAGCTGGCCTTCATCGATTTCTTCTTCCAGCCGCATTACAACAAGCCGTGGAATTTCCTTAACACGGCCGGCCTGCAGGCTCTGCCGGCGGTGGAGACCAAAGCGCCGGTACACGCTTAA
- a CDS encoding PepSY domain-containing protein — protein sequence MRKKVSVLLGVIIVVAFMIIVNAVWSPFTRSTEAMSQEEAVSGVLKQYPDGEITKATLDGEMYRMELESNSGRYEMTVDARQGDIVSIKQLDKAPAKPEPEPGETKQPTDNPSTTPAEPAENGEKGSADGESGTAEPPATMITKEYAIKLSLEKVPGTVEDVEYRESKSSRYYLVEIEREDGREATIQVHAITGKIMTVTWDDEDDDE from the coding sequence ATGCGTAAAAAAGTGAGTGTGCTGCTGGGCGTCATTATCGTGGTGGCCTTCATGATCATCGTGAATGCGGTATGGAGTCCGTTTACCCGTTCGACGGAGGCGATGTCGCAGGAGGAAGCCGTAAGCGGAGTATTGAAACAATATCCGGACGGTGAGATTACAAAAGCAACGCTGGATGGGGAGATGTACCGGATGGAGCTGGAGTCCAATTCCGGAAGGTATGAGATGACGGTGGATGCCCGTCAAGGCGATATCGTGTCCATCAAGCAGCTGGACAAAGCGCCAGCGAAGCCAGAGCCGGAGCCCGGCGAAACCAAGCAGCCGACCGACAATCCAAGCACGACTCCTGCGGAGCCCGCTGAGAATGGCGAGAAGGGATCAGCGGATGGTGAAAGCGGAACTGCGGAGCCGCCTGCAACGATGATCACCAAAGAGTACGCGATCAAGCTTTCTTTAGAGAAGGTACCGGGAACGGTGGAAGACGTGGAATATCGCGAGAGCAAGAGCAGCCGTTATTATCTGGTCGAGATCGAGCGGGAAGACGGGCGCGAAGCGACCATTCAGGTCCACGCGATTACCGGCAAGATCATGACCGTGACTTGGGATGACGAGGATGACGATGAATAG
- a CDS encoding sensor histidine kinase, protein MKLSSKIHLYSSVLMAAILIVMNLSVYYVFSKMTVDSQLEQAEAEAGSIVRSIAHSAATIPIDDLLRSYVPADGKIQFVPADSKAKSPYVTSSGEDMDELKLPYNANKQVEQIRYEGMRYVLVSLPVIWSDGAVYNIQISRSLAATMETLQVLRIVLVAVTAIALVPVIISTRILGRLIVQPITALIRTMREIRQSGRFRRIELKETSKDELVEMGAAFNDMITLLESNHARQEQFVSNASHELKTPLTIIESYASLLKRRGLDRPELFMESVDAIHSEAIRMKEMTEQLLLLARNQDQWQVEMEQVDLAALSESSARAFRDAYNRTVEVEADGEVLGWTDSRRLKQLLFILLDNARKYSDEHIVIQLGRKPSEVYIRVIDRGIGIAKEELEHVFDRFYRVDEARTRRGGGAGLGLSLAKDIAEAISAELELESLPSVGTTATIRLQESK, encoded by the coding sequence ATGAAGCTGAGCAGCAAAATCCATCTCTATTCGTCGGTGCTGATGGCCGCCATCCTGATTGTCATGAATTTATCCGTGTATTACGTGTTCAGCAAAATGACGGTGGACAGCCAGCTGGAGCAGGCGGAAGCCGAGGCGGGAAGCATCGTCAGAAGCATTGCGCATTCTGCCGCGACCATTCCCATTGACGATCTGCTGCGAAGTTATGTCCCGGCTGACGGAAAGATTCAATTCGTCCCGGCTGACAGCAAGGCCAAGTCTCCTTACGTGACCTCCTCCGGCGAGGATATGGATGAGCTGAAGCTGCCTTATAACGCCAATAAGCAGGTCGAGCAGATCCGATATGAAGGAATGCGTTATGTGCTGGTGTCCCTGCCTGTCATTTGGAGCGACGGGGCGGTATACAACATCCAAATTTCCCGCAGCCTTGCCGCTACGATGGAGACGCTGCAGGTGCTGCGCATTGTGCTGGTGGCCGTAACCGCGATCGCATTGGTTCCGGTCATCATTTCGACGCGGATATTGGGGCGTTTAATCGTGCAGCCGATTACGGCCTTAATCCGTACGATGCGGGAGATTCGGCAGAGCGGACGGTTCCGTCGGATCGAGCTGAAGGAAACATCCAAGGATGAGCTGGTGGAGATGGGGGCTGCCTTCAATGACATGATCACGCTGCTGGAGAGCAACCATGCGAGGCAGGAACAATTCGTGTCCAACGCTTCCCATGAGTTAAAAACACCGCTCACCATCATCGAGAGTTACGCCAGTTTGTTGAAGCGGCGAGGCCTGGATCGGCCGGAGCTGTTCATGGAGTCCGTCGATGCGATCCATTCGGAAGCGATCCGGATGAAGGAGATGACGGAGCAGCTGCTGCTGCTTGCCCGCAACCAGGACCAATGGCAGGTCGAGATGGAGCAGGTGGATCTCGCAGCATTATCGGAGTCTTCCGCTCGCGCATTTCGCGATGCCTATAACCGCACGGTCGAGGTTGAAGCCGACGGCGAGGTTCTGGGCTGGACGGACAGCCGCAGGCTCAAGCAGCTCTTGTTCATTCTGCTGGATAATGCACGCAAATACAGTGACGAACATATCGTCATCCAGTTGGGCAGAAAGCCGTCGGAGGTATATATCCGGGTCATCGACCGCGGAATCGGCATTGCCAAAGAGGAGCTGGAGCACGTCTTCGACCGTTTCTACCGGGTGGACGAAGCTCGTACCCGCCGGGGCGGGGGAGCCGGCCTTGGATTGTCCTTGGCCAAGGATATCGCGGAGGCCATCTCTGCTGAGCTGGAGCTGGAAAGCCTGCCCAGCGTGGGCACAACGGCCACCATTCGGCTCCAAGAATCGAAATAA
- a CDS encoding DEAD/DEAH box helicase produces MLNKLNEVERLPNFQQLGIDEQRVRKLKEQGITEPTPVQQESIPLLLQGKDVIARAKTGTGKTLAFMLPILQHIDPKRAYPQALIVAPTRELALQITEEAKKLTAGEPDGIKILAVYGGQDVEKQLRKLEGGRQLIIGTPGRLLDHLRRGTLELGGVKQLVLDEADQMLHMGFLDEVEALIHALPYRRQTMLFSATMPAGVKQLAGNYMNQPVDIVIKGASPIPLEQIQQVVVECTDRSKQDALRAMIEEHNPFLAIIFCRTKRRATTLNEALLAHGYQSDELHGDLSQAKREAVMKRFREAKLQLLVATDVAARGLDVEGVTHVFNYDMPHDVESYIHRIGRTGRAGGSGMAITFAAGKDLNDLQRIEEGISQRLKRVRYDSAAGSLRESSGGSGRDTGRPKKARNVSSLESDNERGQGRSRADRGTGSGRSRGNEQGRGRAGSSRRDDRDSGRTGGRTGEGRGPSAAGGRGSGAREGGRAGEGRGPQAGARGSSRGPSRTEGRGNHAGRGGQGGTRSSEGRAARGQSGGRRGGRSR; encoded by the coding sequence ATGCTAAATAAATTAAATGAGGTGGAACGTTTGCCGAACTTTCAACAGCTGGGCATTGACGAACAAAGAGTACGAAAACTGAAGGAGCAGGGAATTACGGAACCGACTCCGGTACAGCAAGAGAGCATTCCGCTGCTGCTGCAGGGAAAGGACGTCATTGCCCGGGCGAAGACCGGCACAGGCAAGACGCTGGCTTTCATGCTGCCGATTCTGCAGCATATCGATCCCAAGCGGGCGTACCCGCAGGCGCTCATCGTTGCGCCGACACGGGAATTGGCATTGCAAATTACGGAAGAAGCCAAGAAGCTGACGGCAGGAGAGCCGGATGGCATCAAAATTCTGGCGGTCTATGGCGGGCAGGACGTGGAGAAACAGCTGCGCAAGCTTGAAGGCGGACGCCAATTGATCATCGGCACGCCGGGCCGGCTGCTGGATCATTTGCGCCGAGGCACGTTAGAGCTTGGCGGCGTGAAGCAGCTGGTGCTGGACGAAGCCGACCAGATGCTGCATATGGGCTTTTTGGATGAAGTGGAGGCGCTGATCCATGCGCTTCCGTATCGGCGCCAAACGATGCTCTTCTCGGCGACGATGCCTGCCGGCGTGAAGCAGCTTGCCGGCAATTATATGAATCAACCTGTCGATATCGTGATTAAGGGGGCTTCCCCGATCCCGCTGGAGCAGATCCAGCAGGTGGTGGTCGAGTGTACGGACCGTTCCAAACAGGATGCCTTACGCGCAATGATCGAAGAGCATAATCCCTTCCTCGCGATCATCTTCTGCCGGACGAAGCGCAGAGCCACCACGTTGAACGAGGCCCTGCTGGCCCATGGCTACCAATCGGACGAGCTGCACGGGGATCTGTCCCAGGCGAAACGGGAAGCGGTCATGAAGCGATTCCGGGAAGCCAAGCTGCAGCTGCTCGTTGCAACGGATGTTGCCGCGAGGGGGCTGGACGTCGAAGGCGTTACCCATGTCTTTAACTACGATATGCCCCATGATGTTGAAAGTTACATCCATCGTATCGGCCGGACCGGACGGGCGGGGGGTAGCGGTATGGCCATCACGTTTGCGGCCGGAAAAGACCTTAATGATCTGCAGCGCATCGAAGAAGGGATCTCCCAGCGGTTGAAGCGAGTACGCTATGACTCTGCCGCCGGAAGCCTTCGGGAAAGCTCTGGCGGCTCGGGCAGGGATACGGGCCGACCGAAGAAAGCAAGAAATGTCTCGTCACTTGAATCCGATAATGAACGTGGTCAAGGCAGAAGCCGTGCCGATCGGGGCACGGGTTCCGGGCGTAGCCGCGGTAACGAGCAGGGCAGAGGAAGGGCAGGATCATCGCGTAGGGATGACCGCGATTCGGGCCGGACAGGAGGCCGTACCGGAGAGGGTCGAGGACCATCGGCGGCCGGAGGCCGAGGCAGCGGCGCGCGTGAAGGCGGTCGTGCAGGCGAGGGCCGCGGACCGCAGGCCGGAGCACGAGGCAGCAGCCGCGGACCGTCCAGAACCGAGGGGCGGGGGAATCACGCCGGCCGCGGCGGACAAGGCGGAACCCGATCCTCCGAAGGCCGCGCTGCCAGAGGCCAAAGCGGTGGACGACGCGGCGGTCGGAGCCGCTAG
- a CDS encoding DUF4352 domain-containing protein: MNKKIMLVSAVLFSMLLTAACSSNQADPPAETPPAVVDSEGTDQTGAAEEEPPAEPSQGEGQPADGETKPIDEPAAVGDTVDYHGAVITLNGVRDSEGDEYLKPQPGHTFKVVDITVKNNGQEPLVISSALSFSMTDSSDLNYTVPITDDVKMLDGTIPPGGELTGEIPYEVKQDVQGLQLSYGDPMKEGRAIWAVE, encoded by the coding sequence ATGAATAAAAAAATAATGCTGGTCTCGGCTGTGTTGTTCTCCATGCTGCTGACGGCTGCTTGTTCCAGCAATCAGGCGGACCCGCCGGCAGAAACCCCGCCGGCTGTCGTGGATAGCGAGGGAACGGATCAGACGGGGGCGGCTGAAGAGGAACCGCCGGCAGAACCATCCCAAGGGGAGGGTCAACCTGCCGATGGAGAGACGAAACCGATCGACGAGCCTGCCGCTGTAGGCGATACGGTCGATTACCACGGCGCGGTCATCACGCTGAACGGCGTACGCGACTCCGAAGGCGACGAGTACTTGAAGCCCCAGCCCGGCCATACGTTTAAGGTGGTCGACATTACCGTGAAGAACAACGGTCAGGAGCCGTTGGTCATCTCTTCGGCACTGTCTTTTTCCATGACGGATTCAAGCGATCTTAACTATACGGTTCCTATTACGGATGACGTGAAGATGCTGGACGGAACCATTCCTCCGGGCGGCGAGCTGACGGGCGAGATTCCGTACGAGGTGAAGCAGGACGTTCAGGGGCTGCAGCTGAGTTACGGCGATCCGATGAAAGAAGGAAGAGCCATTTGGGCAGTGGAATAA
- a CDS encoding PepSY domain-containing protein — protein sequence MMNKRTWWAGALSVAIAASGVYGYSAVQAAGSGQTTPAGTQAAAKQEKQLIGMEKAEQLALAAASGKVESIDIDRKKGKLVYDVEIQQSNRDVDVWIDAYTGKSLGVIVDRDDDDDDRDSIPGNLIGAGKASAIAVKHVKSGTAVEVDLDHDDGRWVYDVEVKTAKGSSEVEINAVSGKVIKAEYEKYDDHDDDDHDDQDDWDHDDHDDHYDDDRDDD from the coding sequence ATGATGAACAAAAGAACATGGTGGGCAGGCGCACTGTCCGTAGCGATCGCGGCAAGTGGAGTATACGGCTATAGCGCCGTGCAGGCTGCAGGGTCAGGACAGACAACGCCGGCAGGAACCCAGGCGGCAGCCAAACAGGAGAAGCAGCTCATTGGAATGGAAAAAGCCGAACAATTGGCACTCGCGGCTGCCAGCGGTAAAGTGGAAAGCATTGACATCGACCGCAAAAAGGGCAAGCTGGTGTACGATGTTGAGATTCAGCAGAGCAACCGGGATGTCGATGTATGGATTGATGCCTACACAGGCAAATCCCTTGGCGTCATAGTAGATCGGGATGATGACGATGATGACCGTGACAGCATTCCGGGGAATCTGATCGGTGCCGGCAAGGCATCCGCGATCGCTGTCAAACACGTCAAGAGCGGGACAGCCGTAGAGGTTGATCTGGACCACGATGACGGCCGGTGGGTGTATGACGTCGAAGTGAAGACGGCCAAAGGCTCGTCCGAGGTTGAGATCAACGCGGTCAGCGGCAAAGTGATCAAGGCAGAATACGAGAAATACGACGACCATGATGATGACGACCACGATGACCAGGATGATTGGGACCATGATGATCACGATGATCATTACGATGATGATCGGGATGACGATTAA
- a CDS encoding glutathione peroxidase: MSVYEYHATNTKGQEVSLDQYSGKVLIIANTASQCGLTPQYGELQQLYDQYGQQGLQVLGFPCNQFGGQEPGTSEEAESFCQLNYGVNFPVFQKIDVNGEHAHPLFQYLKSEQPGPNEGGEIAWNFTKFLVDREGKVVQRFEPKESPESMKGAIESLLG; this comes from the coding sequence ATGTCAGTTTATGAGTATCATGCAACCAATACCAAGGGGCAGGAAGTCTCGCTCGATCAGTATTCGGGCAAGGTCTTGATCATCGCGAATACGGCAAGCCAATGCGGCCTAACGCCGCAATATGGAGAGCTTCAACAGCTGTACGACCAATACGGCCAGCAAGGGCTTCAGGTTCTTGGCTTTCCGTGCAATCAGTTTGGCGGACAGGAGCCGGGTACGAGCGAAGAGGCCGAATCGTTCTGTCAATTGAACTATGGCGTGAACTTTCCGGTTTTCCAGAAGATTGACGTGAATGGGGAGCATGCTCATCCGTTATTTCAGTATCTGAAATCGGAGCAGCCCGGACCGAATGAAGGCGGAGAGATCGCTTGGAATTTTACGAAGTTCCTGGTGGACCGCGAAGGCAAGGTGGTCCAGCGGTTTGAGCCGAAGGAATCGCCTGAATCGATGAAGGGCGCCATTGAATCCCTGCTGGGTTAA
- a CDS encoding ABC1 kinase family protein: protein MAVRIRHAGRYREIAMALMRHGFGYMVEEMGLFHVLSLPVRWSSKEQPETITLGERIRRVLEDLGPAFVKLGQLASTRSDLLPDHIIQELVKLQERVPPFPSASARELIEQEWGMPIDDVLSEFEDKPLAAASIGQVHAGRLKSGELVAIKVQRPGVARMIGRDLEILRDLISIAERHWEWVKQYRVDRIVDEFARAMMAELDYSHEARNAEKIASRMTEQEFVHIPRIYWDYTSSKVLMMEYAEGITLSRRQEIVAKGHDLKAIAEHLTDGMLQQIFIEGFFHADPHPGNLLVREDGKLVFLDFGLVGHLSEDMKDHLSGLIIALMRRNSEGMIRAISRMGLIPDDCDMDALRSDMDRLREEYYDVPFAQVRIGKALTDLFAVAQRHRIMLPPDMTLLGKSLLTLEGVIEMLDPSLSIIDMAEPFGRKLLKKRYNTRRISRKVLDGVAGLAESLLDLPGQARQLSALISKGKLRVEISVPELKTLMRKLDQISNRLSFSIVLLAFSIIMVGLIIGSSLSREPMMIWSFPVIEVGFIVALLMVAWLLYAIFKSGRF, encoded by the coding sequence ATGGCGGTCCGAATTCGACATGCCGGACGTTACCGGGAAATCGCCATGGCGCTCATGCGTCATGGCTTTGGCTATATGGTGGAGGAGATGGGACTGTTCCATGTTCTGTCGCTGCCTGTCCGCTGGAGCTCCAAGGAGCAGCCGGAGACGATTACGCTTGGGGAACGCATTCGGCGAGTGCTGGAGGATCTGGGGCCTGCCTTTGTGAAGCTGGGCCAATTGGCGAGTACCCGATCGGACCTGCTGCCAGACCACATTATCCAGGAATTGGTCAAGCTGCAGGAACGGGTGCCTCCGTTCCCTTCCGCGAGCGCACGGGAGCTGATTGAACAAGAATGGGGCATGCCGATCGACGACGTGTTGAGTGAGTTTGAGGACAAGCCGCTGGCTGCCGCCTCAATCGGCCAGGTTCACGCCGGGAGGCTGAAATCCGGAGAGCTTGTAGCGATCAAGGTGCAGCGTCCGGGCGTGGCCCGCATGATCGGCCGCGACTTGGAAATCCTGCGGGATTTAATTTCGATTGCCGAGCGCCATTGGGAATGGGTGAAGCAGTACCGCGTGGATCGAATCGTTGACGAGTTTGCCAGAGCGATGATGGCGGAGCTGGATTACAGCCATGAAGCCCGGAATGCGGAGAAGATCGCATCCCGGATGACGGAGCAGGAATTTGTCCATATTCCGCGGATTTATTGGGATTATACGTCATCGAAGGTGTTGATGATGGAGTATGCCGAGGGTATTACCTTAAGCCGCAGGCAGGAGATTGTGGCCAAGGGGCATGATCTCAAGGCGATCGCCGAGCATCTGACCGACGGCATGCTGCAGCAGATTTTTATTGAGGGCTTCTTTCATGCCGACCCTCATCCGGGGAACCTGCTCGTCAGGGAGGACGGCAAGCTGGTCTTTCTGGATTTCGGGCTGGTGGGTCACCTCAGCGAAGATATGAAGGATCATCTGTCAGGACTTATTATTGCATTGATGCGGCGGAATTCGGAAGGGATGATCCGGGCGATTTCCAGAATGGGTTTGATTCCGGACGATTGCGATATGGATGCGCTGCGGTCGGATATGGACCGTCTGCGGGAAGAGTATTATGACGTGCCTTTTGCTCAAGTGCGCATCGGCAAGGCATTGACCGATCTGTTTGCCGTTGCCCAGCGGCACCGGATTATGCTGCCTCCGGATATGACGCTGCTTGGCAAATCATTGCTGACCCTGGAAGGGGTCATCGAGATGCTGGACCCGAGCCTGAGTATTATCGATATGGCGGAGCCTTTCGGAAGGAAGCTGCTGAAGAAGCGGTACAATACCCGCCGGATCAGCAGGAAGGTGCTGGATGGGGTGGCGGGGCTTGCCGAGAGTTTGCTCGATCTGCCCGGTCAAGCCCGGCAGCTGTCGGCCCTGATCAGCAAAGGAAAACTGCGGGTGGAGATCAGCGTTCCGGAACTGAAAACGCTGATGCGCAAGTTGGATCAGATCAGTAACCGGCTGTCCTTCAGCATCGTGCTTCTGGCTTTCAGCATCATCATGGTAGGGCTGATTATCGGATCGTCGCTCAGCCGGGAGCCGATGATGATATGGAGCTTCCCGGTGATTGAAGTCGGATTCATCGTAGCCCTGCTGATGGTGGCATGGCTGCTGTACGCCATATTCAAATCCGGCAGGTTCTAG